Proteins encoded together in one Musa acuminata AAA Group cultivar baxijiao chromosome BXJ3-6, Cavendish_Baxijiao_AAA, whole genome shotgun sequence window:
- the LOC103988558 gene encoding uncharacterized protein PHLOEM PROTEIN 2-LIKE A4, translating into MSHEGGDDHAHSPTDETGKDRLHISAKDMQIAWVDDKRFWNWTDVSTEKPSFGTAADLNQVCWLEATGTLELAKPQTYEIIYHIKFKDDAFGWNGVPVTFRLVTPEGQRKEISRVMESDSKRRSKGWREIHGGEFSLSTQTGGKVEFGMYEIESQKWQGGMLLAGVTVRPKPSATPA; encoded by the exons ATGAGCCACGAGGGAGGGGACGACCACGCCCACTCACCTACG GATGAGACAGGCAAAGACAGACTTCACATCTCAGCAAAAGACATGCAAATAGCTTGGGTTGACGACAAGAGATTTTGGAACTGGACTGATGTTTCCACGGAAAAAccatc CTTTGGCACTGCGGCAGATCTCAATCAGGTGTGCTGGCTTGAAGCAACAGGAACACTGGAGCTGGCGAAACCCCAAACCTATGAGATAATCTACCACATCAAGTTCAAGGATGATGCTTTCGGGTGGAACGGAGTCCCTGTCACCTTCCGCCTTGTCACCCCGGAAGGGCAGAGGAAGGAGATATCCCGAGTGATGGAGTCGGACAGCAAAAGAAGAAGCAAAGGGTGGCGTGAGATCCATGGTGGGGAGTTCAGCTTATCGACACAGACTGGTGGGAAGGTTGAGTTCGGCATGTATGAGATCGAGAGCCAGAAGTGGCAGGGTGGCATGCTTCTTGCGGGAGTCACCGTCAGGCCCAAACCTTCTGCTACCCCTGCTTAG
- the LOC103988559 gene encoding protein CYSTEINE-RICH TRANSMEMBRANE MODULE 9 isoform X2, translated as MRPDGDMLAFERDRESPPSSSPITIKCSRLPSSSPHPNIAFEMSYYPQQQQAPPQEQVHPPTNDALPPAGYPSRDGAVNSQQAPVETKSRGGSFWRGCFAGWCCCCCLDMCC; from the exons ATGCGTCCCGACGGCGATATGCTTGCCTTCGAACGTGATAGGGAATCCCCCCCGTCGTCTTCCCCTATCACTATAAAGTGCTCACGACTCCCGTCGTCTTCCCCTCATCCTAACATTGCCTTCGAGATGAGTTACTACCCCCAGCAGCAGCAGGCTCCTCCTCAAG AGCAGGTCCATCCGCCGACTAATGACGCACTTCCGCCGGCGGGCTATccgagcagggacggtgctgtgaATTCACAACAAGCTCCCGTCGAGACCAAGAGCCGTGGCGGTAGCTTCTGGAGAGGATG CTTCGCGGGCTGGTGTTGCTGCTGCTGTCTGGACATGTGCTGCTGA